GCTCAATTAACTGGTGCTGTGAGATGGACCCAAACCGTACAAGCTATGTTGTCTGATGGGGCAAGTTCATTTACCGAAGTTGGTCCTGGTAATGTATTGCAAGGTTTAGTGAAAAAAGTAAGCAAAGAAGTAGCCACTGAGAGCGCTACTGTATAGACTGAATAAGAATTTTTGTTATAGGGTATTGACGAAAGTTGATGCCCTTTTTTATTGCATTAAATAATCAAAAAAATTTGCGTAGTTAAATAGCTACATTTATATTTGTAGTCAAATAACTACATGATGAATCTGAGGAGAGATGTTTTTCAGGCTATAGCAGACCCGACGAGAAGGGCTATATTGCTACTGGTTGCTTCGCAATCTATGACAGCCGGTGCTATTGCTGCAAACTTTGACACTGCAAGGCCAACAGTTTCAAAGCACTTGCAAATACTTACCGAGTGCCAATTGCTTGAACAAGAACAAAACGGTAGAGAAGTTTACTATCACATCAATGCCAAAAAAATGAAAGAAGTAGCTGATTTCATTGAACCATTCCGTCAAATGTGGGATGACAGGTTTAATAAATTGGAAGCTATCATGAAAAACTATACATCAAAAAAAGCCTAATATGGAACAAAAAACAAAAATTCATGCCGAAGACGGTAAACAGGAACTAGTAATAACAAGGGAGTTTGATTTGCCATTGGAATTGCTTTTTAAAGCATATGTAGAGCCAGAGATTGTTGAGCAATGGATGGGGACTAAGGTGCTGAAATTGGAAAATAAAAAGCATGGAAGCTGGCAATTTGAAACGACCGATGCTAAAGGGAATAAACACGGGTTCAATGGAGTAATTCATGAGTTTGAAGAGAACCGCAAAATCACACGAACATTTGAAATGGAGAATATGCCTTTTCCAGCCCAGCTAGAGTTTTTAGAATTTGAACAACTTACTGATGAAACCAGCAAGCTCACTATGCATGTTGTGTATAAATCGGTTGCACACAGAAATCAAATACTGCAGCTACCTTTTGCTCAAGGTATAAATATGGCCCATAACAGATTACAAGACATCGTTAATAAATTAAACTAACTAACTATGACAAAGCGAAATAAAATTATCTATTGGATTGCTACTATCTGGCTATCACTCGGAATGGTATCAACAGGAGCAGTACAGTTATTTAAAGGGAAAGAGGGTGCTGGAGGTGTAGAAAGTATAACACACTTAGGTTATCCGATTTATTTTCTGACAATATTAGCCATTTGGAAATTTTTGGGAGTAATAATAGTGCTTATTCCTAAATTTCCGTTACTAAAGGAATGGGCATATGCAGGCTTTTTCTTTGCAATGTCGGGAGCGGTAATTTCACATATTGCCTCAGGCAGTGCAATGAATGAAGTGTTTCCTTCGTTGTTATTGTTAGCTCTGATTGTAATATCTTGGAATTTTAGACCTGCAGATAGAAGAATTACAGCGGTTAGTCAATAAAAGAAACAATATTCCATCTATCCTTTAAATAAAACAATCATACCGTATGAATAGCATGAATCCAAAAGTTGATTGGTTCTTCAATAACGCCGAAAAATGGCAAGAAGAAATAGAGAAACTGAGACTTATCGTTCTTGACTGCAATCTAACAGAAGAATTGAAGTGGGGTTGTCCTTGTTATACATTTCAGAAAAATAACATTGTTTTAATACATACGTTTAAAGACTACTGTGCGCTTTTGTTTTTTAAAGGAGCCCTGTTGAAGGATGCCAGAGATGTTTTAATTCAACAATCAAAAAACGTACAGGCGGCCCGTCAGATTCGGTTCAGCAATCTTAGGGAAATTGTTGAGATGGAAGCCCTCATTAAGGCTTATATTTATGAGGCTTTAGAAGTTGAAAAAGCCGGTTTGAAAGTGGAATTTAAAAAGACCGATGAGTTTACAATTCCTGAGGAATTTCAGCATAAATTAGCTGAAATTCCCGACTTAAAAGTGGCCTTTGAAGCCTTGTCGCCGGGGCGGCAGCGAGCATACCTGCTACATTTTTCTCAACCTAAACAATCAAAAACCCGAGAGTCAAGGATTGAAAAGTATATGCCGCAAATCCTCAGTGGAAAAGGATTAAATGATTAGTCCGCGATGAGAAATAAATGAATTAGTTTGAAACAATTGAATTGGTTGAAGCAGGAGTTGAAGTTTTTAAAACTGACAAAGGGACTGGATCAAATGTGGAGAAGCTTGAAAAATACCTAAGCAAAAAACATTAATTAGATTATGCCTAATAAAAAGGAATTGTTACCTGAGCAACGTGAAGAGCTGCTCAAAATATTAAAAGTCCGTTTTGAGAAAAACAGGGGCCGACATGAGGGGCTTGAATGGGATAGTGTGCAAGCAAAGCTGGATGCTAATGCTGAAAAATTGTGGTCGCTTAATGAAATGGAAAGTACCGGAGGGGAGCCTGATGTTGTGGGTCAGGATAAAAATACGGGCGAATATATTTTTTATGATTGTTCAGCGGAAAGTCCGAAAGGCCGCAGAAGTGTTTGTTATGATCAAGCCGCATTGGAGTCAAGGAAAGAATATAAACCTGCAGATAGTGCGGTTAACATGGCTGCAGCCATGGGAATTGAGCTTTTAACCGAAGAGCAATATCAAGCCTTACAGAAACTTGGAAATTTCGATTTGAAAACGTCCAGTTGGATAGTAACACCTTCTGATATTAGAAAGCTCGGCGGCGCCATCTTTTGTGATCGTCGTTATAACACTGTCTTTGTGTATCACAATGGTGCGGAATCCTATTATGCCGCAAGAGGGTTTCGATGCTCATTAAGAGTCTAGAAAATATTTTTTCATCAATGAATGATGAGAATCTTAGTTTTTTGATTTTTCGTTGGGAGTTTTGTCAGGCGGTTGTATAATCCAAAATTTCGACATCAGCCAGCTGACTAACAAACCAACGAAACATCCAAAAATGACCTCTGCAACTTTGTGAAGTCCGTAAACAATGCCAATTTGTGATGACCCATGCATTATCCCAGAGGCAATAACCACTGCGGCAGTAATGGGAGCTTGGCGCCACATGGTTTTAATACGAATGATAAAGGAGGAAATAAGTACAGTTATGCCTAATGCAACGGGCAGCATCCATTCTTTTGCACCTCCTAAAATTAGAAACAATAGCCCAACTATGCAGCCTACAAAAACATTGGTAAGCCGGGCTTTAAACATCCTGCGTGCTTCTTCAGGTTGTGGGTCTGATGCGGCAACCATTGATGCTATGGCCCAAATGGGGTTGGTGTCGTTTAAAAGCTGTAAGGAATTCCAAACAATCCAAGTGGCAATAACTACATTCACTGCAAAACGTATGGCCAGCAATTGATCAAATGTTAGCGCAAGCTGATCTAGAACTTGATGGGCTTTTTGTTCTCGATGTTTAGGCATACTTATTCATAGGTTTGAGGAGCATTGCCCAGCAGACGATATACAATACCGGTTTTGGTAGCATTTAATGCCAGCCAATTTTTAACGGTATATTGAAGCGATAAAAAATGGGCTTCTGCTCGCCTCATAGCATCAAGTTTCAACTCCTTCCGATCATTGAATTTTAATTGGTAAGCAAACTCCCCAATAAGTGGTCGGTGATCGCCGCGTGTACGCCAAATAGCCACGTTTGCTTTAGCTAATAAACCTGAGCCAAAATCAAAAGTTCCAATATCCTGCAGGACTTCTTCAATAATGGTTTCATTAACCAATTCAATCCTCTCTCCAGCACTTTTTCTAAGATTAGCCAGGGCAGGGAAAATTTGTGAGATGACATCAAATGAAAGTATATCGTTTTCACGAATATGAGAGCGCGGAAACTGAACATTGTGTGAGTATAGCAGCCTGATGCCTCCAAGCTGATCTTTAAGCGGCAATGCCTGGCATTTGAATTTTATTTTATAATCGCCATAAATGTGTGGCCTGACATCAGTTTCTGCTACTTTTTGAATATCCGGATGCCTGAATTTAAAGACTACTTCAGGATCTCCTACCGGGAATCCATCCTGATAGCGGATTCGCCTGCGTAGTATAAAGCCATTGTTGTAAAGTCTAAAATCACGTGTATCCACAAAGAGCACCTCCCGTATTTGTACAGGCTCATTAATAAAGCCATTGGTAGTAAAGGTGATGCCTCCATTAACAGTCGGGCGTTTTATTATTTTGGCAAAATCAAAAAAGCTGCTCCGAGATACAAAATGATTAGGCTTTAGTATTAATTTAAATGAAAGATAGTTAGGCTCGTTAAATGGCAAGCCGTCAGAGTAACGGCCAGGTTTTATCAGGGGGACATTAGCCGTCCAAGAAGTGGGTTTAGGTAGAGTTTCGGGTGCTGACATGATGAAAACTTTTTAAAGTGAAACAAGCTTTGTTCAAAACAGCTGTATAAGTCATCCTGTCTTACAATATACATTTTTCTCAGTCATTTTAAAATATTGATCATGGATAAATGTCTTTTAATTAAGTGATTAATGGTGTTTTTCTGAATGGATTTAGATGAAATCATAAACTAAACTTTATCATATTATCTATTAAAAAGAACCAGGGTTTTCACGGTTAGATAAGATCTATAGCATCAATTGGCAACGTGTCAAACTTATTACCTTTGTGTTTACAATGAAAACTTATCGCCATCTTTTTTTTGACCTTGATCATACCATTTGGGATTTTGACAAAAATGCCGAGGAGACACTTCGAGATTTATTCGTAAGCTACAATCTGGTTTCTCTTGGAATTAATTCTGTTGATCTATTTATTGAAACTTACACCGAAAATAATCATCAGCTTTGGGCCCAATATCATAAAGGCTTAATCAGTAAAGAACATTTGCGGCATGAGCGTTTTAACAAAACTTTTCGTGAGTTTGGTATAGATAAAGAATTGATTCCGACGAGTTTTGAAACAGATTATGTTCGCATTTGTCCTACTAAAACTAATCTTTTTCCAAAGGCACATGACACATTAAGTTATCTACAATCGAAATACAAATTACACCTAATTTCCAACGGATTTTATGAAAGTACGTTGATTAAGGTGGAGACAACAGGAATTGGTAAGTATTTCGATAATATCAATATTTCTGAAAAAATTGGAGTTAATAAACCCGATCCGGCTATATTTCATTATGCTATGCAATTGGCCGGAACCAATGCTGCAGAAAGCATGATGATAGGAGACAGCATTGAGGCGGATATCATGGGCGCAATTAATGTAGGTATGGATTGTGTTTTCTTTAATCCCAGGGAAGAAAAACATAATGTAAAAATAAATCATGAGATAAAATCTCTTGACGAACTGCTGCAAATTTTGTAACTAGGAGTATGAATGTGCTTGAAATTATAACTCAGTTGAAACAAGCTTTACAAGAATACGAAAGCAGGCTTGATCATTATTCCGATGAGGTCTTTCTACTTCACCCTGAGCCAAATGCATGGTCGTTAGGGGAAGTGTACAGCCATATTTTTGTTACAGGTTTAATGAACTTAAAGGCTCTTGAGCTTTGCGTTGAAGGGCATGGTGCCACCGATACTGATGGTTTGAATGAGTTTGGTGAAAAGTTATTTGCCTTGGGGCATTTTCCGCCAGGCAAGTATGAGTCTCCTGAATCAGTAAAGTCACGCGTGCAAAATATTCATAAATCAGAGGCAAAAGAGCTAATTTCCAAAGTGAACTCAAGGGTAAGTGCCCTGAATATTTCGGACATTTTGCAGTCTGAAGAAAATCAACGAATCGAGCATCCTCGATTAGGTTATCTTAATGCCAATCAGTGGATACAATTTATGCTCATTCACTCCAATCATCACTTAGAACAATTGGAACGCATCGAACGGAAATTATCAATGTGTTAGTTTATAATAAATTAACATGAAGTAAATGTGCCGGTAACTTGACGGAACGATATTTGCGTAACAAATTGAACCATAAGTATTATTAAATGGAGCTCAATTATTTACTCATTGTCGGTTTTGGTCTTTTCATTGTAGGCGCATACTATTTCAGTCCTTTTGATTTCAATGTTGAAGATGAAGAAGATTGAGGTCTGTCCGCTGAGAAATGTTTCCTGCTTTCTCAAATTCCGGCGTTTATTATCCAATTTGTAAAAACTAAGATGCCTAAGCGCGAAGTTGAGATTGTTGTTATTTCCGATGTGCACCTCGGAACTTTTGGCTGTCATGCAAAAGAACTTTTAAAGTACCTCAAAAGTATAAAGCCCAAAACTTTAGTTTTAAATGGGGATATCATCGATATCTGGCAATTCAGCAAATCGTATTGGCCCGAGTCGCACATGAAAGTAATGCGTAAGATTATGAAATTTGTAAGTCAGGGAGTTGATGTTTATTATCTTACGGGTAATCATGACGAAATGCTGCGCAAATTTGCCGATTTTGAAATGGGAACCTTCAGGCTTGCCAATAAAGTAGTTTTACCTGTTGACGGTAAGCGTGCCTGGATTTTTCATGGCGATATTTTTGATATTACCATGCAGCATTCCAAATGGCTGGCAAAATTGGGTGCCATCGGTTACGATTCATTGATTTTACTTAATACGTTTGTTAATTACCTGTTGCAAGCTGTAGGGAAGGAAAAGATGAGCTTTTCCAAGAAGATAAAAAGCAGCGTAAAAAATGCGGTTAAGTTTATGAATGATTTTGAAATGTCGGCCGCCGAAATAGCTATTGATAAAGGGTATGATTACGTTATTTGTGGACATATTCATCAACCTGAAATTAAAACAATAACAACAGGACAAGGTAAGGTGGAATATCTTAACTCTGGTGACTGGGTTGAGAGCTTAACCGCACTGGAATATAAAAACGGGCAGTGGGAGTTGTTTCAATATTCGGCGGAAGAGTTTGAATATATGGAGAATGAAATTGCAAGTGAAGAAAATGAAGATTTGAATGCTAAAATTGATATAAATTTGTTGTATCAATCCTTTATGGTTAAAGACTGAGTTAAAAAATTTCTGTTTTTTATAATTCATTTACCAACTAGCAAACATTGAAGATACTTTACGCTATACAAGGAACCGGAAATGGGCACGTTAGCCGGGCCAAAGAGATTATACCTCATTTGCAAAATTTTGGTTCGCTCGATTTGTTAATAAGCGGTACTCAAGCCGATATTAACTTAAGTCAACCTGTTCAATATAAACTTCACGGATTCAGTTTTGTGTTTGGGAAAAAAGGAGGTGTTGATCATTGGAAGACATATAAAATAATGAATCTAAATCAGTTGCAAAAGGATATCAGGACTATGCCTCTTGAGCAATATGATTTAATCATTAATGATTTTGAACCGGTTACTGCCTGGGCATGTAAACTGCGTAAATTGCCAATGGTGGGGTTGAGTCATCAATCAGCATTTTTGTCAGAAAAAACTCCCCGTCCTAAACATGTTTTTCCGCATTGGGAAGAGCTGGTTCTCAAATATTACGCTCCAGTACAAGAATCTGTAGCATTTCACTTTGAACGATACGATAGCTTTATAAATACTCCGGTAATACGGGGAGAGATCAGGGCACTTGAGCCCCGAAACTTGGGTCATTATACAGTATACCTGCCAGCCTATGCTGATAGTACCCTTATTGAGCATTTGAAACAAATAAAAGATATCAAATGGGAAATTTTCTCTAAGCACACTACAAAAAGCTATTCGGTAGAGAATGTTTCAATTAAACCGGTTAATAACGAAGACTTCAATCAAAGTTTGGCAGGTTGTGAAGGTTTGCTTACTGGTGGTGGATTTGAAGGTCCGGCAGAGGCATTGTTTTTAGGGAAAAAAGTGCTTTCAGTCCCTATGGCTAATCAGTGGGAGCAGCAATGCAATGCAGAGGCCTTGCGGTTGATTGGGGTGCCGGTATTGACTAAAATTGATAAAGAGTTTGTTAAAAATGTTACGGAATGGGTATATCACGGTAAAAATATTCCGGTAAATTATCCTGATGAAACAGCACAAATTATAGAGCATTTAATGGCCACGTACGCTCAAAGGGTTGTCGTATAAGCGACAAAAAAAATCGATTTCCATATGGTTGTATAAATAAACGATAGTAAGGTTTCATTTTTTAAACCAAAATACGGATTATTGCGCCAATTAGATTTCTATTTCCTCAGATGGTTATTAACGTTTTTCGCCGAGCCCAAACTTTTAATTTTTTTTTACTGGCAGCCGTTATTTTATTGTTGCGATTGGCAGTACTGCTAAATCCGGGTTTATACAAAGGCCTAATTGTTTATCAACCATTTGTTAAACTGTTGGTTTTCTTTCAGTTTAACTTTTTGTCAAACCCTGTAAATAATATATTAATAACTTCTGTAGTTGTCTTTATTCAGGCTGTTATTTTTGGTAGAATTATTACCCGCCATAACTTTTTCAATAAAACCACCTTTTTGCCTGAATTGATGTATGTGGTGGTATGCAGTATGTTTACAGAGTTTCTGACCTTTTCTCCCATAGTTTTCTGTAATTTCTTCTTGCTTTGGATTCTTGATAAGATTTTTTCTTTGTATAGAACCCAGTCAAC
Above is a window of Solitalea lacus DNA encoding:
- a CDS encoding ArsR/SmtB family transcription factor translates to MNLRRDVFQAIADPTRRAILLLVASQSMTAGAIAANFDTARPTVSKHLQILTECQLLEQEQNGREVYYHINAKKMKEVADFIEPFRQMWDDRFNKLEAIMKNYTSKKA
- a CDS encoding SRPBCC domain-containing protein; translated protein: MEQKTKIHAEDGKQELVITREFDLPLELLFKAYVEPEIVEQWMGTKVLKLENKKHGSWQFETTDAKGNKHGFNGVIHEFEENRKITRTFEMENMPFPAQLEFLEFEQLTDETSKLTMHVVYKSVAHRNQILQLPFAQGINMAHNRLQDIVNKLN
- a CDS encoding DoxX family protein — translated: MTKRNKIIYWIATIWLSLGMVSTGAVQLFKGKEGAGGVESITHLGYPIYFLTILAIWKFLGVIIVLIPKFPLLKEWAYAGFFFAMSGAVISHIASGSAMNEVFPSLLLLALIVISWNFRPADRRITAVSQ
- a CDS encoding YdeI/OmpD-associated family protein, which codes for MNPKVDWFFNNAEKWQEEIEKLRLIVLDCNLTEELKWGCPCYTFQKNNIVLIHTFKDYCALLFFKGALLKDARDVLIQQSKNVQAARQIRFSNLREIVEMEALIKAYIYEALEVEKAGLKVEFKKTDEFTIPEEFQHKLAEIPDLKVAFEALSPGRQRAYLLHFSQPKQSKTRESRIEKYMPQILSGKGLND
- a CDS encoding DUF4256 domain-containing protein is translated as MPNKKELLPEQREELLKILKVRFEKNRGRHEGLEWDSVQAKLDANAEKLWSLNEMESTGGEPDVVGQDKNTGEYIFYDCSAESPKGRRSVCYDQAALESRKEYKPADSAVNMAAAMGIELLTEEQYQALQKLGNFDLKTSSWIVTPSDIRKLGGAIFCDRRYNTVFVYHNGAESYYAARGFRCSLRV
- a CDS encoding FUSC family protein — protein: MPKHREQKAHQVLDQLALTFDQLLAIRFAVNVVIATWIVWNSLQLLNDTNPIWAIASMVAASDPQPEEARRMFKARLTNVFVGCIVGLLFLILGGAKEWMLPVALGITVLISSFIIRIKTMWRQAPITAAVVIASGIMHGSSQIGIVYGLHKVAEVIFGCFVGLLVSWLMSKFWIIQPPDKTPNEKSKN
- a CDS encoding YjjG family noncanonical pyrimidine nucleotidase, which encodes MKTYRHLFFDLDHTIWDFDKNAEETLRDLFVSYNLVSLGINSVDLFIETYTENNHQLWAQYHKGLISKEHLRHERFNKTFREFGIDKELIPTSFETDYVRICPTKTNLFPKAHDTLSYLQSKYKLHLISNGFYESTLIKVETTGIGKYFDNINISEKIGVNKPDPAIFHYAMQLAGTNAAESMMIGDSIEADIMGAINVGMDCVFFNPREEKHNVKINHEIKSLDELLQIL
- a CDS encoding DinB family protein; the protein is MNVLEIITQLKQALQEYESRLDHYSDEVFLLHPEPNAWSLGEVYSHIFVTGLMNLKALELCVEGHGATDTDGLNEFGEKLFALGHFPPGKYESPESVKSRVQNIHKSEAKELISKVNSRVSALNISDILQSEENQRIEHPRLGYLNANQWIQFMLIHSNHHLEQLERIERKLSMC
- a CDS encoding UDP-2,3-diacylglucosamine diphosphatase encodes the protein MPKREVEIVVISDVHLGTFGCHAKELLKYLKSIKPKTLVLNGDIIDIWQFSKSYWPESHMKVMRKIMKFVSQGVDVYYLTGNHDEMLRKFADFEMGTFRLANKVVLPVDGKRAWIFHGDIFDITMQHSKWLAKLGAIGYDSLILLNTFVNYLLQAVGKEKMSFSKKIKSSVKNAVKFMNDFEMSAAEIAIDKGYDYVICGHIHQPEIKTITTGQGKVEYLNSGDWVESLTALEYKNGQWELFQYSAEEFEYMENEIASEENEDLNAKIDINLLYQSFMVKD
- a CDS encoding glycosyltransferase family protein: MKILYAIQGTGNGHVSRAKEIIPHLQNFGSLDLLISGTQADINLSQPVQYKLHGFSFVFGKKGGVDHWKTYKIMNLNQLQKDIRTMPLEQYDLIINDFEPVTAWACKLRKLPMVGLSHQSAFLSEKTPRPKHVFPHWEELVLKYYAPVQESVAFHFERYDSFINTPVIRGEIRALEPRNLGHYTVYLPAYADSTLIEHLKQIKDIKWEIFSKHTTKSYSVENVSIKPVNNEDFNQSLAGCEGLLTGGGFEGPAEALFLGKKVLSVPMANQWEQQCNAEALRLIGVPVLTKIDKEFVKNVTEWVYHGKNIPVNYPDETAQIIEHLMATYAQRVVV